One window of Phoenix dactylifera cultivar Barhee BC4 chromosome 5, palm_55x_up_171113_PBpolish2nd_filt_p, whole genome shotgun sequence genomic DNA carries:
- the LOC103704700 gene encoding protein TORNADO 2-like has translation MALSNTIIAAINFMAMLLSIPVIAAGIWLSTQTDNSCVKLLQWPVISLGIVMLVVALAGFVGAFWRIPWLLLFYLVAMLVLILLLASLVIFIYAVTNTGGAHLAPSRAFLEYRLEDFSGWLPQRVEGSQKWDRIKACLSSTSTCAELNQTYREAQDFFNARISPLQSGCCKPPTQCGYTFVNPTYWISPISIASDTDCVLWSNDQMQLCYSCSSCKAGLLANLRKEWRRADLILVVALVALICVYLMGCHAFRHAKNDELFQRYKQGYT, from the exons ATGGCTCTCAGCAACACCATCATCGCTGCCATCAACTTCATGGCCATGCTGCTCTCCATCCCGGTCATTGCGGCCGGCATCTGGCTCTCCACGCAAACCGATAACTCCTGCGTGAAGCTCCTCCAATGGCCGGTCATTTCCCTGGGCATCGTGATGCTTGTCGTGGCCCTCGCAGGCTTTGTGGGCGCCTTCTGGCGCATCCCATGGCTCCTCCTCTTCTACCTCGTCGCCATGCTTGTTCTCATCCTTCTGCTTGCGAGTTTGGTGATATTTATCTATGCCGTCACCAACACTGGGGGAGCCCACCTTGCCCCAAGCAGAGCCTTCTTGGAGTACCGGCTCGAGGACTTCTCGGGATGGCTTCCACAAAGAGTTGAGGGCTCACAAAAGTGGGATCGGATCAAGGCGTGTCTTAGCTCAACCTCTACGTGTGCTGAATTGAACCAAACTTACAGAGAGGCCCAGGATTTCTTCAACGCAAGGATCAGTCCCTTGCAG TCAGGATGCTGCAAGCCGCCAACCCAATGTGGATACACGTTCGTGAACCCGACATATTGGATCAGTCCGATCAGCATTGCATCCGACACGGACTGTGTACTGTGGAGCAACGATCAGATGCAGCTCTGCTACTCATGCTCCTCGTGCAAGGCCGGCCTCCTCGCAAACCTTAGGAAGGAATGGAGGAGGGCAGATCTGATCTTGGTGGTCGCGCTGGTGGCCCTCATATGTGTTTACTTGATGGGCTGCCATGCCTTCCGGCATGCCAAGAACGACGAGCTTTTCCAGCGATACAAGCAAGGTTACACCTAG
- the LOC103704701 gene encoding uncharacterized protein LOC103704701: protein MGGGGPEEDNRWPPWLRPLLSTRFFVQCKLHADSHKSECNMYCLDCMNGALCSLCLANHRDHRAIQIRRSSYHDVIRVSEIQKVLDITGVQTYIINSARVVFLNERPQPRPGKGVMNTCEVCDRSLPDSFRFCSLGCKIVGTSNDHNKKKKNKKAMALAFDSEESYTSTSRGSERSSAVQSFTPSTPPPTIVSYRTAKRRKGIPHRAPFGSLIVEF from the exons ATG GGAGGAGGAGGGCCGGAAGAGGATAACCGGTGGCCACCATGGCTCCGGCCGCTGCTGTCGACCAGGTTCTTCGTGCAATGCAAGCTTCATGCCGATTCCCACAAAAGCGAGTGCAACATGTACTGCCTTGACTGCATGAATGGTGCCCTCTGTTCCCTCTGCCTCGCCAACCACCGCGACCACCGCGCCATTCAG ATAAGGAGGTCATCCTACCATGATGTGATCAGGGTGTCGGAGATACAGAAGGTGCTGGATATCACCGGCGTCCAGACGTATATCATCAACAGCGCCCGCGTCGTATTCCTCAACGAGCGACCCCAGCCGAGGCCCGGCAAAGGCGTCATGAACACCTGCGAGGTCTGCGATCGGAGCCTCCCCGACTCCTTTCGCTTCTGCTCCCTCGGCTGCAAG ATTGTTGGGACCTCTAATGACcataacaagaagaagaagaacaagaaagcaATGGCTTTGGCGTTCGACTCCGAGGAGTCGTACACCAGCACCAGCCGCGGGAGCGAGAGGAGCAGTGCTGTGCAGAGCTTCACCCCGTCGACCCCACCGCCGACCATCGTCAGCTACAGGACCGCCAAGAGGCGAAAGGGCATCCCCCACAGGGCCCCCTTCGGCAGCCTCATCGTGGAGTTCTAG